A part of Crassostrea angulata isolate pt1a10 chromosome 5, ASM2561291v2, whole genome shotgun sequence genomic DNA contains:
- the LOC128185306 gene encoding uncharacterized protein LOC128185306: protein LFIEVCKSDNNYCQEAVNSVTVVKYCPTSITEWGVAARRKNCSSIASKQNCSPSEKFQYHCVINGYRNETLEVCAPTRIIFGHCAEFNVDGGVIQDQIFTPCKDTFPKCDQFYRSVTAYKYPDCYKLVLEGQVKFSTPPGTDKSSSS, encoded by the exons ttatttattgaa GTGTGTAAAAGTGACAATAATTACTGCCAAGAAGCCGTCAACAGTGTGACAGTCGTAAAATATTGTCCAACTTCAATCACAGAATGGGGCGTTGCTGCCCGTAGGAAGAACTGTAGCAGTATAGcatcaaaacaaaattgttcaCCTAGTGAGAAATTTCAATACCACTGTGTGATCAACGGATACAGAAATGAAACGTTGGAAGTCTGCGCGCCTACAAGAATAATTTTTG GACACTGTGCAGAATTCAATGTTGATGGTGGAGTAATTCAGGATCAGATATTTACCCCCTGCAAAGACACATTTCCCAAATGCGATCAGTTTTACCGATCAGTGACTGCCTACAAAT ATCCTGATTGTTACAAGCTTGTTTTGGAAGGACAGGTTAAATTCTCAACACCACCTGGAACAGATAAATCAAGTTCTTCGTAA
- the LOC128185307 gene encoding uncharacterized protein LOC128185307 → MRLLLILFVLLIKSQQSENRYCQEAVDSVKIVSSCPTSKKEWDIAAQKKNCIRIAFLQNCSSVEQFEYHCVINGYRNETLEVCAPSRFIFGHCVEFNVPGGVIQDQISAACSETFPKCDASYLSSSAYKYPDCYKLVSMSETKLTITATNSDESNTPISMTALYSISAVMFFGILIVAIYLVFFKKTFKCCKKKLPKGI, encoded by the exons ATGCGTCTGCTTCTGATACTTTTTGTGCTCTTAATAAAGTCACAG CAAAGTGAAAATAGATACTGTCAAGAGGCCGTCGACAGCGTTAAAATCGTATCATCTTGCCCAACATCTAAAAAAGAATGGGACATAGCTGCTCAAAAGAAAAACTGTATCAGAATAGCATTTTTGCAAAACTGTTCAAGTGTTGAACAGTTCGAGTACCACTGCGTAATAAACGGATATAGAAATGAAACATTGGAAGTATGCGCTCCTTCAAGATTTATATTTG GACATTGTGTAGAGTTTAATGTTCCTGGGGGAGTAATTCAAGATCAGATATCAGCTGCCTGCAGCGAAACGTTTCCGAAATGCGATGCTTCTTATCTCTCTTCGTCAGCATATAAAT atcCTGACTGTTATAAGCTTGTTTCGATGTCCgaaacaaaattaacaattaCAGCAACCAATAGTGATGAATCGAATACTCC gATTTCAATGACGGCTCTGTATTCGATTTCAGCGGTAATGTTTTTTGGGATATTAATTGTTGCGATATATTTAGTATTCTTTAAAA AGACCTTTAAGTGCTGCAAAAAGAAACTACCCAAAGGTATCTGA